The Streptomyces sp. NBC_00510 genomic interval GGGAGAATCGGCTGAACCAGCCGACCATCCGTGATGTGGCCGCTGCAGCCGGCGTGTCCGCCTCCACGGTCTCGAACTACTTCCACTACCCGCACAAACTCACCAGCGCCACCCAGGCACGCGTTCAACAGGCGGTGGAAGCCCTCGGCTTCGTCCCCAACGACGCAGCCCGCATGCTCCGCACGGGAACGAACCCCGTGATCGGGTACATCACAGCCGAACCCGTCGGCGCGGGGGCATCCGGGGCTGCTCACGCCATCGAGCAGCGGATCGCGAAGGAGAACATGCACCTCCTCATGGCTCATGGAAGCTCCGAGGAGCGCGAACGGTCCTACCTACGCCTGTTCGAGCAGCAACGAGTGGCCGGCATCATCATCGCGCCCATCGGAGACGTCGAATCCGAACTCGCCAGGATCCGCACCCACGGCATTCCCAGTGTCGTCATCACACAGCAGGCGACATCGACCGCCCAGGCGTCCGTCTCCACGGATCATGCCCTCGGAGGCCGCATCGCCGTGCAGCACCTCATCGGCCAGGGCAGAAGACGACTTGGCTTCGTCACGGACGACCTCGACGACCGGCAGGTCCAAGACCAACTCCGCGGTGCCCTAGAGGCTCTCGGCTCCGCGCCCGGCGTCGCCCTGGAGGTCGTTCGCGCAACCAACGGGACCC includes:
- a CDS encoding LacI family transcriptional regulator, with translation MAAAAGVSASTVSNYFHYPHKLTSATQARVQQAVEALGFVPNDAARMLRTGTNPVIGYITAEPVGAGASGAAHAIEQRIAKENMHLLMAHGSSEERERSYLRLFEQQRVAGIIIAPIGDVESELARIRTHGIPSVVITQQATSTAQASVSTDHALGGRIAVQHLIGQGRRRLGFVTDDLDDRQVQDQLRGALEALGSAPGVALEVVRATNGTLNAGVACAEAIAQRPHEERPDGLFCVNGILAIGVAQVFAAGPSTRELLDVAIVGYDATALAPLAAAPFTAVRVPHREMGVAAVNLLFDQISQSHQGGTTSGALTCPHVQLAPEIVSLVSTG